A single genomic interval of Anser cygnoides isolate HZ-2024a breed goose chromosome 7, Taihu_goose_T2T_genome, whole genome shotgun sequence harbors:
- the AFAP1L2 gene encoding actin filament-associated protein 1-like 2 isoform X1, translating into MEKCRALEQLLNELEDFLRILDKENLSSTALVKKSFLSDLLRVYTKTSGGDEEYIYMNKVTVNKQQGDQEKQDKALDGRASLTNGDLGLHSSPPQKSLPELPPPKIPDTKQPLVPKIESPEGYYEEAEPYDVSLNEDGEAVSSSYESYDEEESSKGKSATHQWPSTEATIELMKDARICAFLWRKKWLGQWAKQLCVIKDTRLLCYKSSKDHNPQLDVNLLGCTVIHKEKQVRKKEHKLKIIPMNADVIVLGLQSKDQAEQWLRVIQETSGLQCEGGSEGNQYIPDSQRLTYPKVELSERYSAASESGSSTDGHPETAETKDVKKKGTTGLILSNLMNLGRKKSSSMDSPERSLETSSYLNVLVNSQWKSRWCQIKDGHLHFYQDKNRSKLAQQPLSLAGCEIIPDPSPDHLYSFRILHNGEERVILEAKSSEEMGHWLGLLLSESGSKTDPEEFTYDYVDADRVSCIVSAAKNSFFLMQRKYSEPNAYIDNLPKGRMPQEELYDDVDLPDMPEGEVSKSDSKLEGDQDRVYLDLTPVKSFLHCAGKKSSQTSPLSSPSPERAGTKAAPDSVDETTPVAKDAEPCGKVMETSEQKQPEKLEPEELPPQTPPVKTQAQQQTVVFPQTAPELPAGSAAAVGSPQLAPAHRPKMPLPVAAVETKLGKNRTEAEVKRFTEEKERLEKEKEEIRAQLTQLRKERRELKEMLVGCTDKSLEQKLKEIEEECKKKESRRVDVELNLVEVKENLKKAESGPVTLGTTVDTTHLENAAPRVQTKTASPGNSAESSPVNSATALKNRPLSVMVTGKGTVLQKAKEWEKKGAS; encoded by the exons CTCTCGAGCAGCTGCTCAATGAACTTGAAGATTTTCTGAGGATCCTGGACAAGGAGAACTTGAGCAGCACTGCTCTTGTGAAGAAGAGCTTCCTCTCCGACCTGCTGCGGGTGTACACCAAGACCAGCG GTGGCGATGAAGAATATATTTACATGAACAAAGTGACTGTCAACAAACAGCAGGGTGACCAGGAGAAACAAGACAAAG CACTGGATGGGAGAGCCTCCTTGACCAATGGAGACTTGGGACTGCATTCatcccctcctcagaagagccTGCCGGAGCTGCCCCCTCCAAAG aTTCCTGACACAAAACAACCTTTGGTCCCCAAGATCGAATCCCCGGAAGGATACTATGAAGAGGCCGAGCCATATGATGTCTCTCTAAATG aagaTGGTGAAGCTGTCAGTAGCTCCTATGAATCTTACGATGAAGAAGAGAGCAGCAAAGGCAAGTCAGCAACCCACCAGTGGCCATCCACAGAGGCCACCATCGAGCTGATGAAGGACGCCCGTATCTGTGCATTCCTATGGAGGAAGAAGTGGCTGGGACAGTGGGCGAAGCAGCTGTGTGTCATCAAGGACACCAGGCTGCTG tgctACAAGAGCTCCAAAGACCACAACCCACAGCTGGATGTGAATTTGCTGGGCTGCACTGTCATtcacaaggaaaagcaagtgaggaagaaagagcacaagCTGAAGATCATCCCCATGAACGCTGATGTCatcgtgctggggctgcagagcaaaGACCAGGCAGAGCAGTGGCTCAGG GTAATCCAGGAGACCAGCGGTCTGCAGTGCGAAGGAGGCAGTGAAGGCAACCAGTACATCCCAGATTCACAGCGCCTCACTTACCCGAAG GTGGAGCTCTCCGAGAGGTACTCTGCAGCCTCAGAGAGTGGGAGCAGCACAGACGGGCACCCGGAGACGGCTGAGACAAAAGATG TTAAGAAGAAAGGCACAACTGGCTTAATACTAAGCAACCTGATGAACCTTGGGAGGAAAAAATCCAGCTCCATGGATAGCCCAGAGAGATCCCTGGAGACCTCAA GTTACCTGAATGTGCTTGTGAACAGCCAGTGGAAGTCTCGCTGGTGTCAGATAAAAGACGGTCACCTCCATTTCTACCAGGACAAGAACCGAAGCAAACTGGCTCAGCAGCCCCTAAGTTTGGCGGGTTGTGAAATTATTCCAGACCCAAGCCCTGATCATCTCTATTCCTTCCGCATCCTGCACAACGGGGAAGAACGGGTCATTCTGGAG GCGAAGTCCTCGGAGGAAATGGGCCACTGGCTGGGCCTCCTTTTATCAGAGTCAGGCTCAAAAACAGACCCGGAGGAATTTACCTATGATTACGTGGATGCTGACAGAGTCTCCTGCATCGTGAGCGCTGCGAAGAACTCCTTCTT CCTAATGCAGAGGAAATACTCCGAGCCCAACGCCTACATCGACAACCTGCCCAAGGGGAGGATGCCGCAGGAGGAGCTCTACGACGACGTGGACCTGCCGGACATGCCCGAG GGAGAAGTATCCAAGAGCGACAGCAAACTGGAGGGGGACCAAGACAGGGTGTACCTGGATCTCACCCCGGTGAAGTCCTTCCTGCACTGCGCTGGCAAGAAGTCGAGCCAGACTTCACCCCTGAGCTCGCCGTCTCCAGAGAGGGCTGGCACGAAGGCTGCCCCCGACAGCGTGGATGAGACAACCCCGGTGGCTAAGGACGCTGAGCCCTgtggaaaggtgatggagacCTCGGAGCAG AAACAGCCAGAGAAGCTGGAGCCCGAAGAGCTGCCGCCCCAGACGCCGCCTGTCAAAacccaggcacagcagcagaccGTCGTCTTCCCGCAGACGGCCCCCGAGCTGCCCGCGGGGTCGGCAGCGGCggtgggcagcccccagctggcACCCGCACACCGGCCCAAGATGCCCCTTCCTG TGGCAGCAGTGGAAACCAAGCTGGGCAAGAACAGGACAGAGGCCGAGGTGAAGCGGTTTACGGAGGAGAAGGAGCggctggagaaggagaaggaggaaatcCGAGCTCAGCTCACCCAGCTGCGCAAAGAGAGGCGGGAGCTGAAGGAGATGCTCGTGGGATGCACAG ACAAGAGCCTGGAGCAGAAGCTGAAGGAGATAGAAGAAGAGTGCAAGAAAAAGGAGAGCCGAAGGGTGGATGTGGAGCTGAACCTGGTGGAGGTGAAGGAGAACCTGAAGAAGGCAGAGTCCGGCCCCGTGACGCTGGGCACCACGGTGGACACCACGCACCTGGAGAACGCAGCACCCCGG GTTCAAACAAAAACTGCCAGTCCAGGAAACAGCGCAGAGAGCTCACCAGTCAACTCAGcaacagctttgaaaaacaGGCCTTTGTCCGTCATGGTGACAGGGAAGGGGACAGTCCTACAGAAAGCTAAG GAATGGGAGAAGAAGGGCGCTAGTTAG
- the AFAP1L2 gene encoding actin filament-associated protein 1-like 2 isoform X2, translated as MNKVTVNKQQGDQEKQDKALDGRASLTNGDLGLHSSPPQKSLPELPPPKIPDTKQPLVPKIESPEGYYEEAEPYDVSLNDGEAVSSSYESYDEEESSKGKSATHQWPSTEATIELMKDARICAFLWRKKWLGQWAKQLCVIKDTRLLCYKSSKDHNPQLDVNLLGCTVIHKEKQVRKKEHKLKIIPMNADVIVLGLQSKDQAEQWLRVIQETSGLQCEGGSEGNQYIPDSQRLTYPKVELSERYSAASESGSSTDGHPETAETKDVKKKGTTGLILSNLMNLGRKKSSSMDSPERSLETSSYLNVLVNSQWKSRWCQIKDGHLHFYQDKNRSKLAQQPLSLAGCEIIPDPSPDHLYSFRILHNGEERVILEAKSSEEMGHWLGLLLSESGSKTDPEEFTYDYVDADRVSCIVSAAKNSFFLMQRKYSEPNAYIDNLPKGRMPQEELYDDVDLPDMPEGEVSKSDSKLEGDQDRVYLDLTPVKSFLHCAGKKSSQTSPLSSPSPERAGTKAAPDSVDETTPVAKDAEPCGKVMETSEQKQPEKLEPEELPPQTPPVKTQAQQQTVVFPQTAPELPAGSAAAVGSPQLAPAHRPKMPLPVAAVETKLGKNRTEAEVKRFTEEKERLEKEKEEIRAQLTQLRKERRELKEMLVGCTDKSLEQKLKEIEEECKKKESRRVDVELNLVEVKENLKKAESGPVTLGTTVDTTHLENAAPRVQTKTASPGNSAESSPVNSATALKNRPLSVMVTGKGTVLQKAKEWEKKGAS; from the exons ATGAACAAAGTGACTGTCAACAAACAGCAGGGTGACCAGGAGAAACAAGACAAAG CACTGGATGGGAGAGCCTCCTTGACCAATGGAGACTTGGGACTGCATTCatcccctcctcagaagagccTGCCGGAGCTGCCCCCTCCAAAG aTTCCTGACACAAAACAACCTTTGGTCCCCAAGATCGAATCCCCGGAAGGATACTATGAAGAGGCCGAGCCATATGATGTCTCTCTAAATG aTGGTGAAGCTGTCAGTAGCTCCTATGAATCTTACGATGAAGAAGAGAGCAGCAAAGGCAAGTCAGCAACCCACCAGTGGCCATCCACAGAGGCCACCATCGAGCTGATGAAGGACGCCCGTATCTGTGCATTCCTATGGAGGAAGAAGTGGCTGGGACAGTGGGCGAAGCAGCTGTGTGTCATCAAGGACACCAGGCTGCTG tgctACAAGAGCTCCAAAGACCACAACCCACAGCTGGATGTGAATTTGCTGGGCTGCACTGTCATtcacaaggaaaagcaagtgaggaagaaagagcacaagCTGAAGATCATCCCCATGAACGCTGATGTCatcgtgctggggctgcagagcaaaGACCAGGCAGAGCAGTGGCTCAGG GTAATCCAGGAGACCAGCGGTCTGCAGTGCGAAGGAGGCAGTGAAGGCAACCAGTACATCCCAGATTCACAGCGCCTCACTTACCCGAAG GTGGAGCTCTCCGAGAGGTACTCTGCAGCCTCAGAGAGTGGGAGCAGCACAGACGGGCACCCGGAGACGGCTGAGACAAAAGATG TTAAGAAGAAAGGCACAACTGGCTTAATACTAAGCAACCTGATGAACCTTGGGAGGAAAAAATCCAGCTCCATGGATAGCCCAGAGAGATCCCTGGAGACCTCAA GTTACCTGAATGTGCTTGTGAACAGCCAGTGGAAGTCTCGCTGGTGTCAGATAAAAGACGGTCACCTCCATTTCTACCAGGACAAGAACCGAAGCAAACTGGCTCAGCAGCCCCTAAGTTTGGCGGGTTGTGAAATTATTCCAGACCCAAGCCCTGATCATCTCTATTCCTTCCGCATCCTGCACAACGGGGAAGAACGGGTCATTCTGGAG GCGAAGTCCTCGGAGGAAATGGGCCACTGGCTGGGCCTCCTTTTATCAGAGTCAGGCTCAAAAACAGACCCGGAGGAATTTACCTATGATTACGTGGATGCTGACAGAGTCTCCTGCATCGTGAGCGCTGCGAAGAACTCCTTCTT CCTAATGCAGAGGAAATACTCCGAGCCCAACGCCTACATCGACAACCTGCCCAAGGGGAGGATGCCGCAGGAGGAGCTCTACGACGACGTGGACCTGCCGGACATGCCCGAG GGAGAAGTATCCAAGAGCGACAGCAAACTGGAGGGGGACCAAGACAGGGTGTACCTGGATCTCACCCCGGTGAAGTCCTTCCTGCACTGCGCTGGCAAGAAGTCGAGCCAGACTTCACCCCTGAGCTCGCCGTCTCCAGAGAGGGCTGGCACGAAGGCTGCCCCCGACAGCGTGGATGAGACAACCCCGGTGGCTAAGGACGCTGAGCCCTgtggaaaggtgatggagacCTCGGAGCAG AAACAGCCAGAGAAGCTGGAGCCCGAAGAGCTGCCGCCCCAGACGCCGCCTGTCAAAacccaggcacagcagcagaccGTCGTCTTCCCGCAGACGGCCCCCGAGCTGCCCGCGGGGTCGGCAGCGGCggtgggcagcccccagctggcACCCGCACACCGGCCCAAGATGCCCCTTCCTG TGGCAGCAGTGGAAACCAAGCTGGGCAAGAACAGGACAGAGGCCGAGGTGAAGCGGTTTACGGAGGAGAAGGAGCggctggagaaggagaaggaggaaatcCGAGCTCAGCTCACCCAGCTGCGCAAAGAGAGGCGGGAGCTGAAGGAGATGCTCGTGGGATGCACAG ACAAGAGCCTGGAGCAGAAGCTGAAGGAGATAGAAGAAGAGTGCAAGAAAAAGGAGAGCCGAAGGGTGGATGTGGAGCTGAACCTGGTGGAGGTGAAGGAGAACCTGAAGAAGGCAGAGTCCGGCCCCGTGACGCTGGGCACCACGGTGGACACCACGCACCTGGAGAACGCAGCACCCCGG GTTCAAACAAAAACTGCCAGTCCAGGAAACAGCGCAGAGAGCTCACCAGTCAACTCAGcaacagctttgaaaaacaGGCCTTTGTCCGTCATGGTGACAGGGAAGGGGACAGTCCTACAGAAAGCTAAG GAATGGGAGAAGAAGGGCGCTAGTTAG
- the AFAP1L2 gene encoding actin filament-associated protein 1-like 2 isoform X3 has translation MNKVTVNKQQGDQEKQDKALDGRASLTNGDLGLHSSPPQKSLPELPPPKIPDTKQPLVPKIESPEGYYEEAEPYDVSLNGLFGRLAAAGPRPGLQVTEGVIYATITMEDGEAVSSSYESYDEEESSKGKSATHQWPSTEATIELMKDARICAFLWRKKWLGQWAKQLCVIKDTRLLCYKSSKDHNPQLDVNLLGCTVIHKEKQVRKKEHKLKIIPMNADVIVLGLQSKDQAEQWLRVIQETSGLQCEGGSEGNQYIPDSQRLTYPKVELSERYSAASESGSSTDGHPETAETKDVKKKGTTGLILSNLMNLGRKKSSSMDSPERSLETSSYLNVLVNSQWKSRWCQIKDGHLHFYQDKNRSKLAQQPLSLAGCEIIPDPSPDHLYSFRILHNGEERVILEAKSSEEMGHWLGLLLSESGSKTDPEEFTYDYVDADRVSCIVSAAKNSFFLMQRKYSEPNAYIDNLPKGRMPQEELYDDVDLPDMPEGEVSKSDSKLEGDQDRVYLDLTPVKSFLHCAGKKSSQTSPLSSPSPERAGTKAAPDSVDETTPVAKDAEPCGKVMETSEQKQPEKLEPEELPPQTPPVKTQAQQQTVVFPQTAPELPAGSAAAVGSPQLAPAHRPKMPLPVAAVETKLGKNRTEAEVKRFTEEKERLEKEKEEIRAQLTQLRKERRELKEMLVGCTDKSLEQKLKEIEEECKKKESRRVDVELNLVEVKENLKKAESGPVTLGTTVDTTHLENAAPRVQTKTASPGNSAESSPVNSATALKNRPLSVMVTGKGTVLQKAKEWEKKGAS, from the exons ATGAACAAAGTGACTGTCAACAAACAGCAGGGTGACCAGGAGAAACAAGACAAAG CACTGGATGGGAGAGCCTCCTTGACCAATGGAGACTTGGGACTGCATTCatcccctcctcagaagagccTGCCGGAGCTGCCCCCTCCAAAG aTTCCTGACACAAAACAACCTTTGGTCCCCAAGATCGAATCCCCGGAAGGATACTATGAAGAGGCCGAGCCATATGATGTCTCTCTAAATG GTCTTTTTGGTAGGCTTGCTGCGGCTGGACCCAGGCCAGGGTTGCAGGTTACTGAGGGTGTTATTTATGCCACAATAACGATGG aagaTGGTGAAGCTGTCAGTAGCTCCTATGAATCTTACGATGAAGAAGAGAGCAGCAAAGGCAAGTCAGCAACCCACCAGTGGCCATCCACAGAGGCCACCATCGAGCTGATGAAGGACGCCCGTATCTGTGCATTCCTATGGAGGAAGAAGTGGCTGGGACAGTGGGCGAAGCAGCTGTGTGTCATCAAGGACACCAGGCTGCTG tgctACAAGAGCTCCAAAGACCACAACCCACAGCTGGATGTGAATTTGCTGGGCTGCACTGTCATtcacaaggaaaagcaagtgaggaagaaagagcacaagCTGAAGATCATCCCCATGAACGCTGATGTCatcgtgctggggctgcagagcaaaGACCAGGCAGAGCAGTGGCTCAGG GTAATCCAGGAGACCAGCGGTCTGCAGTGCGAAGGAGGCAGTGAAGGCAACCAGTACATCCCAGATTCACAGCGCCTCACTTACCCGAAG GTGGAGCTCTCCGAGAGGTACTCTGCAGCCTCAGAGAGTGGGAGCAGCACAGACGGGCACCCGGAGACGGCTGAGACAAAAGATG TTAAGAAGAAAGGCACAACTGGCTTAATACTAAGCAACCTGATGAACCTTGGGAGGAAAAAATCCAGCTCCATGGATAGCCCAGAGAGATCCCTGGAGACCTCAA GTTACCTGAATGTGCTTGTGAACAGCCAGTGGAAGTCTCGCTGGTGTCAGATAAAAGACGGTCACCTCCATTTCTACCAGGACAAGAACCGAAGCAAACTGGCTCAGCAGCCCCTAAGTTTGGCGGGTTGTGAAATTATTCCAGACCCAAGCCCTGATCATCTCTATTCCTTCCGCATCCTGCACAACGGGGAAGAACGGGTCATTCTGGAG GCGAAGTCCTCGGAGGAAATGGGCCACTGGCTGGGCCTCCTTTTATCAGAGTCAGGCTCAAAAACAGACCCGGAGGAATTTACCTATGATTACGTGGATGCTGACAGAGTCTCCTGCATCGTGAGCGCTGCGAAGAACTCCTTCTT CCTAATGCAGAGGAAATACTCCGAGCCCAACGCCTACATCGACAACCTGCCCAAGGGGAGGATGCCGCAGGAGGAGCTCTACGACGACGTGGACCTGCCGGACATGCCCGAG GGAGAAGTATCCAAGAGCGACAGCAAACTGGAGGGGGACCAAGACAGGGTGTACCTGGATCTCACCCCGGTGAAGTCCTTCCTGCACTGCGCTGGCAAGAAGTCGAGCCAGACTTCACCCCTGAGCTCGCCGTCTCCAGAGAGGGCTGGCACGAAGGCTGCCCCCGACAGCGTGGATGAGACAACCCCGGTGGCTAAGGACGCTGAGCCCTgtggaaaggtgatggagacCTCGGAGCAG AAACAGCCAGAGAAGCTGGAGCCCGAAGAGCTGCCGCCCCAGACGCCGCCTGTCAAAacccaggcacagcagcagaccGTCGTCTTCCCGCAGACGGCCCCCGAGCTGCCCGCGGGGTCGGCAGCGGCggtgggcagcccccagctggcACCCGCACACCGGCCCAAGATGCCCCTTCCTG TGGCAGCAGTGGAAACCAAGCTGGGCAAGAACAGGACAGAGGCCGAGGTGAAGCGGTTTACGGAGGAGAAGGAGCggctggagaaggagaaggaggaaatcCGAGCTCAGCTCACCCAGCTGCGCAAAGAGAGGCGGGAGCTGAAGGAGATGCTCGTGGGATGCACAG ACAAGAGCCTGGAGCAGAAGCTGAAGGAGATAGAAGAAGAGTGCAAGAAAAAGGAGAGCCGAAGGGTGGATGTGGAGCTGAACCTGGTGGAGGTGAAGGAGAACCTGAAGAAGGCAGAGTCCGGCCCCGTGACGCTGGGCACCACGGTGGACACCACGCACCTGGAGAACGCAGCACCCCGG GTTCAAACAAAAACTGCCAGTCCAGGAAACAGCGCAGAGAGCTCACCAGTCAACTCAGcaacagctttgaaaaacaGGCCTTTGTCCGTCATGGTGACAGGGAAGGGGACAGTCCTACAGAAAGCTAAG GAATGGGAGAAGAAGGGCGCTAGTTAG